In the Parasphingorhabdus halotolerans genome, AAAAGACTATAATTAAAGGAACGAAAAAAATGGCAACCACCAAAACAACCGCGACCAAACGCGTCGTGAAAAACACCAAAGCAGCTAATACCAAAGCCGCTAACACTGCCAAGAAGACTGCTGAAAAGCTCGGCAGCCGCTTTGAAAAACTGACTGCAACTGCTCAGGAACGTGCCAAATTGGCTGCTGACCGCGCTGTTAAAGTGTCCAAAACTGCGGTCGAATTCAACCGCGAAAACATCGAGACTCTGATCGAAACCGGCAAAATCACTGTCAAAGGTGTTCAGGAAATCGGCAAAACCAACATGAAATACACCCGCGAGAACTTCGTAGAAGCAAGCCGCGCGCTGCAGGGTCTTTTCAGCGTTGCTACGCCTAAGGATTTCATTGAAAAGCAGACCGACTATGTTCGTAGCGGTCTTGACCGGATTATGGACCAGACTTCTAACAATGCCGATGCTGTTGTGAAGCTGGCTGGCAAAGCCTATCAGCCAATCGCTGATCGTCTTGGTGAAATCCAGAAAGATATGAAAAAAGCCGCTTAAGCCGCTTTTTCAATCCCCAACAAAATCGGGCCGTTCCTTCAGGAGCGGCCCTTTTTTGTTTGAAACATTAGACGATATTGACACAATTCATCGCAAAATCATCCTCAGATGACCAATCCGCCACTTGCCCTTGAGGGGGAAAATACCATATCTTGTCCATCATGAACAACGTAGAGATTCTCTTCCCCGATTCATCGGATGCATTAGCAGTGGGCCTGAATTACTGGAAACCTGATATCCCGCAGGTTTTTATGGCCGGTGATGGCGATGATGGCGACGATAAGGATGCTGGCAAAGGCGGCGGCGATGAGGATGATATTGATCTTGGTGTCGCTACAAAAACCAGGGCAAAAACCAAAAAGCCCAATCCCTATAAAGTCCTGCTGCTCAACGATGACTATACGCCGATGGAGTTTGTCGTTCTGGTACTAAAGCGGTTTTTCAAGATGGACATTGATGAAGCCACGCGGGTGATGCTGCATGTTCATCAAAAAGGAGTCGGTGTCTGTGGCACGTTCAGTTACGAAGTCGCCGAAACCAAAGTAACGCAAGTGATGGATTTTGCCCGCAAAAACCAGCACCCTCTGCAATGTACGCTTGAGAAAGCCTAACCCGCAATACAACACCTGCAAATAAGGAAGACGCGATGACCGAGACACCCGTAATAACCGTGGATATTGTTTCGGACGTCGTCTGCCCGTGGTGCATAATCGGCTACAAGAAGCTGGAAAAGGCCATGCGCCAATTTGAAGGGCGCGCGCAATTCGCGATTGCCTGGCATGCCTTTGAGCTCAACCCCGGGATGCCGCCGGAGGGGCAGGATATCAACGAGCATATGGCGCAAAAATATGGCGCGACGCCCGAGCAGAGCAAGGTCAATCGCGAGCGATTGCGTAACGCCGGTAACGATCTCGATTTCGAGTTTAAATATTCAGAGAATATGCGGATGGTAAACACATTTGATGCACACCGGTTGCTGCATTGGGCCGGCGAGATGGGGAAACAAACAGCCCTAAAGCTCGCTCTGTTTTCTGCACATTTCACTGATGGTAAAAATGTGAGCGATCAGGATACTCTGGTGGCGATTGCCGGATCAGTTGGTCTTGATGAAGACCGCGCCCGCGACTTGCTAAGCACAGATTTATATGCCGAAGAAGTTCGTGCCGTGGAAGCGGAATGGCAAGATCGCTTCATTACCGGCGTTCCGGCATTTATTTTCAACAAGAAGTTCATGGTTCCAGGCGCGCAGGATAGCGATACTTTTGCCAATATTATCGAGAATAAACTGCTTGCCAGACAAGCGGCCTAGGGCATCGGCTATCATGACTTTGGCGGCATAGGGAAAAACCCGGAAGTCTTTGCAACATAGTCCGCATATTTCGGTCGGCTTTTTTGCATACCTTTTTCCAGCAACGGTGCGCCGCTCCATTTCATCAGCGTGAAGCTGAGGAATATCGGCCCGATCACAGCCACCCAAACCGGCCATCCAACCTGCGCTGCAACCAGCCAGATTCCCCACCATGCACAAAAGTCACCGAAGTAATTGGGGTGGCGCGTATATCGCCACAGACCGGTATCAAGCACTTTGCCATTGTTTTCCGGGTTCGCCTTAAACGCTTTGAGCTGGGCATCGCTGATTGATTCGAAAAGGATGCCGATGATGGCGATTAAGATCCCTATCACCGCAAAAGCATTTGGCTCGGCATCATCGGCCAGAAAAATGCCCAGTTGCGCCGGTAAACAAACCAAAAAGAGCAGCGGGATTTGCACCGCCCATGCTTTGAAAAAAGCAGCCTTGGCAAAACTCATCCCCTGCTTGTTCGTCGCTTTGCCAATGATTTTTTCATAGCGCGGATCTACGCCTTCTTTGCGCCACCGCAACAGCAAGTGGGTGCCAAGCCGGATGCCCCATAGAGCCGTCAGAGCCCAAATTATCCAGGCCAGCATTCCAGGCTCCGCTACCTGCATGATCGATGTGCCGGCCATGATCGCCATGCCATAGGCCCAGAACGCATCGATGAACGACACATCCCGAATTTTTACCGAGATCAGCCACAAAACGATCATAATCGCGACTAGCAGCGCGAAATTTGTTCCCAGCGCAGCCCAGATTGCCAAGTCATTCACCCGTTTTTACTTCTTTGACCTGTGGATTTAGGTCTGTGGTCACTATGTCCTTCATCGCTTTGCCCGGATATTTCGGGGTCACGCTATGATAGAAATCGCTTAACCGCTGCATATCGGCCTTATAATCGCCAGATGGCATAAAGCTGGGACCAAGTCCGCCGGTTTTTTTGGCGTAATCCATCATCCCGATAATCAATGGAACCTTGGCCTTAAGCGCTATATAGTAAAAGCCAGTGCGCCACTGTTTGACGCTACCGCGCGTGCCTTCCGGCGGAATAGTAAGCAGAAAATCATCGCGCTTGTTGAATTCTGCGACCATTGCATCGACCATATTATTCGACTTTGAGCGGTCGACAGGAACGCCGCCCAACCGCAGCATCATGCCTCCCCACGGCCATTTGAACAGGGTATTTTTGCCAATCCAGTAGGACTTGATTTTAAGCTGATTCAGCAGGCCGAAATAATAGATAAAATCCCAATTGCTGGTATGTGGTGCCGCAATGATCACCGCTTTTCTGGGCGGCGGATTATCCTGAACCGCTTTCCAGCCATTCACCGTATACATGAACACTGAAAACCGGCGGACAATCTCCGACAGCCAGTTCGGTTTGATTTCTTTATGCACGCAGCCTCCCCTCGCGACAGTCAGCGCCACGTTCGCAGGTGACCATAAATCTATTTTACCTGCGAGCAAGAAAAGATGTCTGAAGGAACAGGCCTGTTCAGCTTTGAGCCAGCTCATCAAGCTAATCTTTTCTGAAAGCAAAAGAGGAGAGGATAAAATGCGCGTTTCCGATATGGGTATTTTCACTTGCATGTCCGTCTTGATGATTGGTCCTGCTGTTGCGCAATCGTCTCACAGCGCCAGTCCCGTGCAGGCGGAGCCACAAATCGACTATTCTGGCTTTGTCAAATTGTCCGCAGAACTTGAGGAATACCGGAACTCCAGGCTTGTTTCCCTGTCACGCTTCCAACAGATTGCGCGGCAGAGCGGGGCAATAATTCTGGATACACGCTCCGCCCGTGCCTTTGCAGAAGGACACATCAAGGGCGCGATCAACTTGCCGTTTTCCGACTTCACAGAAGACAAGCTCGCCTCGGTCATCGGCGAAAAGTCGAGACCGATACTGATATATTGCAACAATAATTTCAGTGACAACCGGTTTCCCATTGCTCTGAAACGCGCGCCGCTAGCTCTTAACATCCCGACATTTATAAACCTCTACGGCTATGGATATAAGAATATTTATGAGCTCGACGGCGTTATGAGCGTTGCGGAAC is a window encoding:
- a CDS encoding phasin family protein — protein: MATTKTTATKRVVKNTKAANTKAANTAKKTAEKLGSRFEKLTATAQERAKLAADRAVKVSKTAVEFNRENIETLIETGKITVKGVQEIGKTNMKYTRENFVEASRALQGLFSVATPKDFIEKQTDYVRSGLDRIMDQTSNNADAVVKLAGKAYQPIADRLGEIQKDMKKAA
- the clpS gene encoding ATP-dependent Clp protease adapter ClpS — translated: MAGDGDDGDDKDAGKGGGDEDDIDLGVATKTRAKTKKPNPYKVLLLNDDYTPMEFVVLVLKRFFKMDIDEATRVMLHVHQKGVGVCGTFSYEVAETKVTQVMDFARKNQHPLQCTLEKA
- a CDS encoding DsbA family oxidoreductase, whose translation is MTETPVITVDIVSDVVCPWCIIGYKKLEKAMRQFEGRAQFAIAWHAFELNPGMPPEGQDINEHMAQKYGATPEQSKVNRERLRNAGNDLDFEFKYSENMRMVNTFDAHRLLHWAGEMGKQTALKLALFSAHFTDGKNVSDQDTLVAIAGSVGLDEDRARDLLSTDLYAEEVRAVEAEWQDRFITGVPAFIFNKKFMVPGAQDSDTFANIIENKLLARQAA
- a CDS encoding DUF1295 domain-containing protein, producing the protein MNDLAIWAALGTNFALLVAIMIVLWLISVKIRDVSFIDAFWAYGMAIMAGTSIMQVAEPGMLAWIIWALTALWGIRLGTHLLLRWRKEGVDPRYEKIIGKATNKQGMSFAKAAFFKAWAVQIPLLFLVCLPAQLGIFLADDAEPNAFAVIGILIAIIGILFESISDAQLKAFKANPENNGKVLDTGLWRYTRHPNYFGDFCAWWGIWLVAAQVGWPVWVAVIGPIFLSFTLMKWSGAPLLEKGMQKSRPKYADYVAKTSGFFPMPPKS
- a CDS encoding lysophospholipid acyltransferase family protein is translated as MHKEIKPNWLSEIVRRFSVFMYTVNGWKAVQDNPPPRKAVIIAAPHTSNWDFIYYFGLLNQLKIKSYWIGKNTLFKWPWGGMMLRLGGVPVDRSKSNNMVDAMVAEFNKRDDFLLTIPPEGTRGSVKQWRTGFYYIALKAKVPLIIGMMDYAKKTGGLGPSFMPSGDYKADMQRLSDFYHSVTPKYPGKAMKDIVTTDLNPQVKEVKTGE
- a CDS encoding rhodanese-like domain-containing protein, whose product is MRVSDMGIFTCMSVLMIGPAVAQSSHSASPVQAEPQIDYSGFVKLSAELEEYRNSRLVSLSRFQQIARQSGAIILDTRSARAFAEGHIKGAINLPFSDFTEDKLASVIGEKSRPILIYCNNNFSDNRFPIALKRAPLALNIPTFINLYGYGYKNIYELDGVMSVAEPQVRWTGHRFSLVSTPNFSEDEQRAN